The Dyella caseinilytica genome has a window encoding:
- the metE gene encoding 5-methyltetrahydropteroyltriglutamate--homocysteine S-methyltransferase, protein MTSTTYLGFPRIGRRRELKRALETYWQDGNATPLLDTAKALRRRHWELASAAGIRTVAVNDFSLYDHVLDTAVLFDAVPDRYRTLLRENPLAGYFAMARGNRELHALEMTKWFDTNYHYIVPELRAGQRFRLNANKPLAEWLEARELGIDARPVLLGPVSFLLLSKTVDGSDTLNLLDSLIPAYIELLEQLAQAGVAWVQLDEPCLVQDLDAATKHAYEAAYTALAIGTSPKRLLTTYFGSLGDNLTLATSLPVDGLHIDLVRAPEQLDSVLSALPKQRVLSAGIIDGRNIWRSEPARVLPLIEKIAAARGTDALWLAPSCSLLHVPIDASQETALPADLRSWLAFAQQKLEEIQHYAKALDGDATAKAALNEQSALLTARKRAHGVQRNEVRARANTLSPQATQRRSSLAHRRRVQAEALALPPLPTTTIGSFPQTDILRHARADHRAERIDNHTYEAVLREEIERVIRFQERIGLDVLVHGEPERNDMVEYFGEQLDGFAFTRHGWVQSYGSRCVKPPIIWGDVSRPQPMTVAWSRYAQSLTDKPVKGMLTGPVTVLQWSFVRDDLSRDQVCLQLALALRDEVHDLESAGIRVIQIDEPALREGLPIRHAEHAPYLDWAVRCFRITAGGTSDGTQIHTHMCYSEFNDIIEAVAALDADVISIESSRSRMELLQAFEDFRYPGSIGPGVYDIHSPRVPSQQEMVDLLERALTVLEPGQLWVNPDCGLKTRGWKETEPALVAMVNAARALRTAIAASGV, encoded by the coding sequence ATGACAAGCACCACCTATCTTGGCTTTCCACGTATCGGCCGTCGCCGCGAGCTGAAACGTGCGCTGGAAACCTACTGGCAAGACGGTAACGCCACGCCACTCCTGGACACAGCAAAGGCACTGAGGCGGCGACATTGGGAACTCGCCAGCGCGGCCGGCATACGCACCGTTGCCGTCAACGACTTCTCGCTCTACGACCACGTGCTCGACACGGCCGTGCTGTTCGATGCCGTGCCCGATCGCTATCGCACGTTGTTGCGTGAGAATCCACTGGCCGGTTACTTCGCGATGGCGCGCGGCAACCGCGAACTGCACGCGCTAGAGATGACCAAGTGGTTTGATACCAACTATCACTACATCGTGCCCGAACTTCGTGCTGGCCAACGCTTCCGGCTCAATGCCAACAAGCCGTTGGCCGAATGGCTGGAAGCGCGGGAATTGGGCATCGATGCGCGCCCTGTCCTACTCGGGCCGGTTTCGTTTCTGCTGCTGTCCAAAACGGTCGATGGCAGCGACACGCTCAACCTGCTCGACAGCTTGATCCCGGCATACATCGAACTGCTGGAACAGTTGGCCCAGGCAGGCGTAGCGTGGGTACAGCTGGACGAGCCTTGCCTGGTGCAGGACCTGGACGCCGCCACCAAGCACGCCTATGAGGCCGCTTACACCGCGCTGGCCATCGGAACGTCTCCCAAACGCCTACTTACCACTTATTTTGGCAGCCTCGGCGACAACCTGACGCTGGCAACCAGCCTGCCCGTGGATGGTTTGCACATCGACCTGGTACGCGCGCCGGAACAACTCGACAGCGTGTTGTCCGCCCTGCCAAAACAGCGCGTACTGAGCGCCGGCATCATCGATGGGCGCAACATCTGGCGCAGCGAACCGGCACGTGTGTTGCCACTGATTGAAAAAATCGCTGCCGCGCGCGGAACCGATGCGCTATGGCTCGCGCCATCCTGTTCGCTGCTGCACGTACCGATCGATGCATCACAGGAAACCGCGTTGCCAGCCGATCTGCGCAGCTGGCTCGCCTTCGCGCAGCAAAAGCTTGAAGAGATCCAACACTATGCCAAGGCCCTGGATGGCGACGCGACGGCCAAAGCTGCCTTGAACGAACAGTCCGCCCTGTTGACGGCGCGCAAGCGAGCGCATGGCGTTCAGCGTAACGAGGTTCGTGCACGTGCCAATACGCTGAGTCCTCAAGCCACGCAGCGACGCTCCAGCCTCGCGCATCGCCGTCGTGTGCAAGCCGAAGCGCTGGCCTTGCCGCCCTTGCCAACCACGACGATTGGATCGTTCCCGCAAACCGATATCCTCCGTCACGCGCGCGCCGATCACCGCGCCGAACGCATCGACAATCACACTTACGAAGCCGTGCTACGCGAAGAAATCGAGCGCGTCATCCGCTTCCAGGAACGCATCGGCCTCGACGTGCTGGTGCATGGCGAACCCGAACGCAACGACATGGTGGAATACTTCGGCGAACAGCTCGACGGCTTCGCCTTTACCCGTCACGGGTGGGTGCAGAGCTATGGCTCGCGCTGCGTGAAACCACCGATCATCTGGGGCGATGTCTCTCGACCGCAACCGATGACCGTAGCATGGTCGCGCTACGCGCAATCGCTGACCGACAAACCGGTCAAGGGCATGCTGACCGGACCAGTGACGGTGTTGCAGTGGTCGTTCGTACGCGATGACTTGTCGCGCGATCAGGTTTGCCTGCAACTGGCGCTCGCCTTGCGCGATGAAGTGCATGACCTGGAGAGCGCTGGTATCCGCGTGATCCAGATCGACGAACCCGCGCTGCGCGAAGGCTTGCCGATCCGGCACGCCGAACATGCACCTTATCTCGACTGGGCCGTGCGTTGTTTCCGCATCACCGCCGGTGGCACCAGCGATGGCACGCAGATTCACACACATATGTGCTACAGCGAATTCAACGACATCATCGAAGCCGTAGCCGCACTCGACGCGGATGTGATTTCGATCGAAAGCAGCCGTTCGCGCATGGAATTGCTGCAGGCTTTCGAGGATTTCCGCTATCCCGGCAGCATCGGCCCTGGTGTCTACGACATCCACTCACCGCGCGTACCGTCGCAACAGGAGATGGTCGATCTGCTGGAGCGCGCGTTGACTGTGCTTGAGCCAGGGCAGTTGTGGGTCAACCCGGACTGCGGGCTGAAGACGCGTGGCTGGAAGGAGACCGAGCCCGCGTTGGTCGCAATGGTCAACGCCGCCAGGGCGTTGCGGACGGCGATTGCCGCCAGCGGAGTTTGA
- a CDS encoding class I SAM-dependent methyltransferase, whose amino-acid sequence MNSIATGDFPYIHGFSADEQSRLMRQARMFESTLFSHIDYGGATRLLEVGCGVGAQTEILLRRFPELHVTGVDRSPTQLAAAERNLGATAWCESRYTLRQADATDLPFAERSFDAAYLCWVLEHMPSPARVLSEVRRVLSPGATVYVTEVLNSSFFLDPYSPNLLRYWMAFNDHQYDSGGDPFVGAKLGNLLLAGGYRDVQTEVKNVHLDNRQPGRRKQMIEFWQELLLSAADQLIAAGKTDIPTVEGMRSELQAVRNDPNAVFFFAFVQARATVY is encoded by the coding sequence ATGAACAGCATTGCGACCGGCGATTTCCCGTATATCCACGGATTCTCCGCGGACGAGCAATCGCGGCTTATGCGCCAGGCGCGCATGTTCGAATCCACGTTGTTCAGCCACATCGACTACGGCGGTGCCACGCGTCTGCTGGAAGTGGGCTGCGGCGTGGGTGCACAGACTGAAATTCTGCTGCGCCGCTTTCCGGAGTTGCATGTCACCGGCGTCGACCGTTCGCCCACGCAGTTGGCCGCTGCCGAGCGCAATCTGGGCGCAACCGCCTGGTGCGAATCACGCTATACGCTTCGACAGGCCGACGCAACGGATCTGCCCTTTGCCGAACGCAGCTTCGACGCTGCTTATCTATGCTGGGTGCTAGAGCACATGCCCAGTCCCGCACGCGTGCTGAGTGAAGTTCGTCGCGTGCTCAGCCCCGGCGCCACGGTGTATGTCACCGAAGTACTGAACTCCTCCTTCTTCCTCGATCCCTACTCACCCAACCTGCTGCGCTACTGGATGGCCTTCAATGATCACCAGTACGACAGCGGTGGCGATCCGTTCGTCGGCGCCAAACTCGGCAACTTGCTGCTGGCCGGCGGCTATCGTGATGTGCAGACGGAAGTGAAGAATGTGCATCTGGACAACCGCCAACCGGGACGTCGCAAGCAGATGATCGAGTTCTGGCAGGAACTGCTGCTTTCCGCCGCCGATCAGTTGATCGCCGCCGGCAAGACCGATATCCCCACGGTGGAAGGCATGCGCAGCGAGTTGCAGGCGGTGCGTAACGACCCCAATGCGGTGTTCTTTTTTGCTTTTGTGCAGGCGCGGGCGACGGTGTACTAG
- a CDS encoding alpha/beta hydrolase, with protein MSRLHHRHALSIRIALITVALLLGGCRATLFAGLNATDHQAGITVPPSVVFDAQHQLQLDIYRPQHADHAPIVVFFYGGSWTHGERAWYRFVGTTLAAHGVVTVIPDYRKYPQVKMDGFMQDAAKAVAWVHQHATDIDGAPNDIFVMGHSAGGQIGALLVTDPSWLAPYGLRPTDMAGFIGLAGCYDFMPIPANEKEMLGMFGHDQASQARAQPVRFVSGHEPPMLLLQGEADHEVDPSNAVSLTHALQAKHDDVTLRLYPGVSHNALVFALSRPFHNDAPTLTDVLAFIRSHRPSGDVTTMP; from the coding sequence TTGTCTCGCCTCCATCACCGCCACGCGCTTTCGATCCGCATTGCGCTGATCACAGTTGCCCTGCTGCTTGGCGGTTGCCGCGCCACCCTTTTTGCCGGACTCAATGCCACCGACCACCAGGCGGGCATCACGGTGCCACCTAGCGTTGTGTTCGACGCGCAGCACCAACTCCAACTGGATATCTACCGACCACAGCATGCCGATCATGCGCCGATTGTGGTGTTCTTCTACGGTGGCAGTTGGACGCATGGCGAGCGTGCCTGGTATCGCTTTGTCGGCACGACACTCGCTGCGCACGGTGTCGTGACGGTGATTCCGGATTACCGCAAATATCCGCAGGTAAAAATGGATGGTTTTATGCAGGACGCCGCAAAAGCCGTTGCGTGGGTGCATCAGCATGCAACTGATATCGACGGAGCACCGAACGATATCTTTGTGATGGGACACTCTGCCGGCGGCCAGATCGGCGCCTTGCTGGTAACCGATCCCTCCTGGCTGGCGCCATACGGTTTACGTCCGACTGACATGGCCGGGTTTATCGGCTTGGCGGGCTGCTATGACTTCATGCCGATCCCGGCCAACGAAAAAGAGATGCTCGGCATGTTCGGCCACGATCAGGCATCGCAGGCGCGCGCCCAACCCGTGCGTTTCGTCAGTGGCCACGAGCCGCCGATGCTGCTGCTTCAGGGTGAAGCCGATCACGAGGTCGATCCGTCGAATGCCGTGTCGCTGACTCATGCATTACAGGCGAAGCATGACGACGTCACGCTGCGTCTGTATCCGGGTGTAAGCCACAATGCGCTAGTGTTCGCACTGTCGCGGCCGTTCCACAACGATGCCCCCACCCTGACGGATGTGCTGGCCTTCATCCGCAGCCATCGCCCATCCGGCGACGTCACAACCATGCCGTAA
- the dusB gene encoding tRNA dihydrouridine synthase DusB produces MQIGPYRIDPPVVLAPMAGVTDKPFRLLCKQLGAGLAVSEMTASDPRLWQTRKSLKRMDHEGEPEPVSVQIAGYDPTMLAEAARFNVANGAQIIDINMGCPAKKVCNVWSGSALLQDEPLVARIVKAVVDAVDVPVTLKIRTGWDRQHKNALTIARIAEDNGIAALAVHGRTRADKYEGEAEYDTIAAVKASVRIPVLANGDIVTPQQAKRVLELTGADAVMVGRGAQGRPWIFREISHYLATGELLPEPSPADVSAILLGHLEHLYAFYGELAGVRIARKHLGWYAKDRPENASFRDVVNRADHAHDQLRLTRSYFETLQNEWSLAA; encoded by the coding sequence ATGCAGATCGGACCCTACCGCATCGACCCGCCGGTGGTGCTAGCCCCTATGGCTGGCGTCACCGACAAACCATTCCGCTTGCTGTGCAAACAGCTGGGCGCAGGGCTTGCCGTGTCCGAAATGACTGCCTCCGATCCGCGCCTGTGGCAGACGCGCAAGTCACTCAAGCGCATGGATCACGAAGGCGAGCCTGAACCGGTGAGCGTGCAGATTGCCGGCTACGATCCGACGATGCTTGCGGAAGCCGCACGCTTCAACGTGGCCAATGGCGCGCAGATCATCGATATCAACATGGGATGCCCGGCCAAGAAGGTGTGCAACGTCTGGTCCGGCTCGGCGCTGTTGCAGGACGAGCCGCTGGTTGCACGTATCGTCAAGGCGGTGGTGGATGCGGTCGACGTACCGGTGACGTTGAAGATCCGTACCGGTTGGGATCGCCAGCACAAGAACGCTTTGACGATCGCGCGCATCGCCGAGGACAACGGCATTGCAGCACTCGCCGTGCATGGCCGCACGCGCGCAGACAAATACGAAGGCGAAGCGGAATACGACACCATCGCTGCGGTGAAAGCCTCGGTGCGGATTCCCGTGTTGGCCAACGGCGACATCGTCACGCCACAGCAAGCCAAGCGTGTTCTCGAACTCACTGGTGCCGATGCGGTGATGGTAGGGCGTGGCGCGCAGGGACGGCCGTGGATTTTTCGCGAGATATCGCACTACCTCGCAACGGGCGAATTGCTGCCAGAACCCTCACCGGCGGATGTTTCCGCGATCCTGCTCGGTCACCTCGAGCATCTCTATGCGTTCTACGGCGAGCTCGCCGGTGTGCGCATTGCCCGCAAGCATCTTGGCTGGTACGCAAAGGATCGGCCCGAAAACGCGTCGTTTCGTGATGTCGTCAATCGCGCCGATCATGCGCACGACCAGTTGCGCCTGACCCGCAGCTATTTCGAGACCCTGCAAAACGAGTGGTCGCTGGCTGCATAA
- a CDS encoding nucleoside permease, with protein sequence MSLKLRLIAMNFLQYFVWGAWLITIGAYWFQNRHWSGSEFGAIFSTMGIASLFMPSITGVIADKWIRAERLYGTLHILGAAVLCIVPMIDNPETLFWVMLINMMCYMPTISLAITVAYNALKQDGVDVVRVYPPIRVWGTVGFIVAMWTVSLLHLETTTGQFYVAAVAALVLGLYAFTLPPCPPRLRGKDHRSWLDALGLTSFALFKRGKMAIFFIFAMLLGAALQLTNAYGDTFLHDFAHVDAYKGLVAVRYPAIIMSISQVSETLFILAIPFFLKRFGIKTVMTISMLAWTLRFGLFAYGDPGSGLWMIVLSCIVYGMAFDFFNISGSLFVEGQSDPAIRASAQGLFMLMTNGIGAVLGSSLSGVIIDKYFTRPDHSLDWHGIWITFASYSLVVAVLFLFLFRHKHEPEALQGLPAH encoded by the coding sequence ATGAGCCTGAAGTTGCGACTCATCGCGATGAATTTCTTGCAGTACTTTGTCTGGGGCGCCTGGTTGATCACGATCGGCGCCTACTGGTTCCAGAATCGCCATTGGTCGGGCTCCGAGTTCGGCGCGATTTTCTCCACCATGGGCATCGCCTCGCTGTTCATGCCCTCGATCACAGGCGTGATTGCGGACAAGTGGATCCGCGCCGAGCGCCTCTACGGCACCCTGCACATCCTCGGTGCGGCCGTGCTGTGCATTGTGCCGATGATCGACAATCCCGAAACGCTGTTCTGGGTGATGTTGATCAACATGATGTGCTACATGCCGACCATCTCGCTGGCCATCACCGTGGCCTACAACGCACTCAAACAGGATGGCGTGGACGTGGTGCGTGTGTATCCGCCGATCCGCGTATGGGGCACGGTCGGTTTTATCGTTGCGATGTGGACGGTGAGCCTGCTGCATCTGGAAACGACCACCGGCCAGTTCTACGTGGCTGCCGTCGCTGCGCTGGTGCTTGGTCTTTACGCCTTCACCCTGCCGCCCTGCCCGCCGCGTTTGCGTGGCAAGGATCACCGCTCGTGGCTGGATGCGCTGGGCCTGACCTCGTTCGCCCTGTTCAAGCGCGGCAAGATGGCAATCTTCTTCATCTTCGCGATGCTGCTGGGCGCAGCGCTGCAGTTGACCAACGCCTATGGCGACACCTTCCTGCACGACTTCGCCCATGTCGATGCCTACAAGGGCCTGGTGGCGGTGCGTTATCCGGCCATCATCATGTCGATTTCGCAGGTGTCCGAAACGCTGTTCATCCTGGCGATTCCGTTCTTCCTGAAGCGCTTCGGCATCAAGACGGTGATGACGATCAGCATGCTGGCGTGGACCTTGCGCTTCGGCCTGTTTGCATACGGGGATCCCGGATCGGGCCTGTGGATGATCGTGCTGTCGTGCATCGTCTACGGCATGGCCTTCGACTTCTTCAATATCTCCGGCTCGCTGTTCGTGGAAGGCCAGAGTGATCCCGCCATCCGCGCCAGCGCCCAGGGTCTGTTCATGCTGATGACCAACGGCATCGGCGCCGTGCTCGGCAGCTCGCTCAGCGGCGTGATCATCGACAAGTACTTCACCCGCCCGGATCACTCGCTGGATTGGCACGGCATCTGGATCACCTTCGCCAGCTACTCGCTAGTGGTGGCGGTGCTGTTCCTGTTCCTGTTCCGACACAAGCACGAACCCGAGGCCCTGCAGGGCTTGCCCGCGCACTGA
- the rhtC gene encoding threonine export protein RhtC gives MSLFITIAIVQIIALMTPGPDFFFVSQTAVSRSRHEAMAGVAGITLGVAVWSALALLGLQLLLHKVIWLEHMIAIAGGLYLCWMGVKMLRGALAKPSQTQVPEPVQVFVGAWRSMRNGLFTNLANPKVVIYFGSIFSAFVGTGVSSGTRWGLWALVVAETFLWFSFVAGCFALPVMRRGYLRISRWIDGCAGAVFMLFGLHLIFSRRAA, from the coding sequence ATGAGCCTGTTCATCACCATCGCGATCGTCCAGATCATCGCCCTGATGACTCCTGGCCCGGATTTCTTTTTCGTATCGCAGACCGCGGTCAGCCGCTCGCGGCACGAAGCGATGGCTGGCGTGGCCGGAATCACCCTTGGCGTAGCGGTCTGGTCGGCGCTGGCGCTGCTCGGCTTGCAGTTGTTGCTGCATAAAGTGATTTGGCTGGAACACATGATCGCGATTGCCGGTGGCCTCTATCTGTGCTGGATGGGGGTGAAGATGCTGCGTGGCGCGTTGGCCAAGCCTTCGCAGACCCAGGTGCCCGAACCCGTGCAAGTGTTCGTCGGTGCCTGGCGCTCCATGCGCAATGGCTTGTTCACCAACCTCGCCAATCCGAAGGTGGTGATTTATTTCGGCAGCATCTTTTCAGCCTTCGTCGGGACGGGCGTGAGTTCGGGCACGCGTTGGGGCTTGTGGGCGTTGGTGGTGGCGGAGACCTTTCTGTGGTTTTCGTTCGTGGCCGGTTGCTTTGCCCTGCCGGTGATGCGTCGCGGCTATCTGCGTATCAGCCGTTGGATCGATGGCTGTGCCGGTGCAGTGTTCATGCTGTTTGGTTTGCACCTGATCTTCTCGCGGCGGGCGGCCTAA
- a CDS encoding uracil-DNA glycosylase family protein — MTRTESFPALLAEIRACRLCAAHLKDGPRPVVQASLSSRLLIVGQAPGRKVHSTGIPFNDASGDRLRAWLGMDRETFYDAQRIAIVPMGFCFPGSGRQGDLPPRPECAPTWHPRLLPRLKHVQLTLAIGQYAQAGILGERRGTSLTETMHHWREYLADGILPLPHPSPRNQAWLKRNPWFEAELLPVVRREVAQTLSTV; from the coding sequence GTGACACGAACCGAATCATTTCCCGCGCTGCTCGCCGAGATACGCGCATGCCGCTTATGCGCCGCGCATCTGAAGGATGGTCCGCGCCCCGTCGTTCAAGCCAGCCTATCGTCGCGCTTGTTGATCGTCGGTCAGGCGCCGGGACGCAAGGTTCATAGCACCGGTATCCCTTTCAACGATGCCAGCGGCGATCGCCTGCGGGCATGGCTCGGGATGGATCGTGAAACGTTTTACGACGCGCAGCGCATCGCGATCGTGCCCATGGGTTTCTGCTTTCCGGGCAGTGGTCGCCAGGGCGACCTGCCGCCACGCCCCGAATGTGCACCCACTTGGCATCCACGCCTATTGCCGCGCTTGAAACATGTACAGCTGACGCTGGCGATCGGGCAATACGCGCAAGCTGGCATCCTGGGTGAGCGGCGCGGCACATCGCTTACCGAAACGATGCATCACTGGCGCGAATACTTGGCTGATGGAATTCTGCCGCTGCCGCATCCCAGCCCGCGCAATCAGGCGTGGCTGAAACGTAATCCGTGGTTTGAGGCGGAGCTGCTTCCTGTCGTGCGCAGAGAAGTCGCGCAGACGCTGAGCACCGTTTGA
- a CDS encoding FAD-binding oxidoreductase, with protein MKLPVALLETLHTTFGPNACSTADAERLAYAYDNSRRNALPDAVVFARTHEQIEKLMQACREHHVPVIARGRGTNTTGATVPVDGGVVVSFERMNRILRIDPDNRFAIVEPGVLNGDLQRALAPHGFFWPPDPTSSPWCSIGGNLACNSAGPRTVKYGSPRENTLGFRAVAGTGEGFRCGTYTSKGATGYDFTRLLIGSEGTLALITEATLKLTPKPSGLRTLRAMYRDVSSAAHAVARIMAQPVTPCALEFIDDVALKLARDHGGDSVPLGGAMLMIEVDGEPETLPSAVEAVSRAARGDGLEALHVAQTAEETQALWSARKALSPAQRTISPNKINEDVVVPVSHLPELVNGIRQLSQKHDVLIVTFGHAGNGNLHVNLLPRDDAERERAHACLTEVFALVISLQGTLSGEHGIGLVKREFMPLALPPSTLGLMRSVKAAFDPDGILNPGKLLP; from the coding sequence ATGAAGCTTCCCGTCGCCCTGCTCGAAACACTGCACACCACGTTCGGCCCCAACGCGTGCTCAACCGCGGACGCCGAACGACTCGCCTACGCCTACGACAACTCGCGCCGTAACGCGCTGCCGGATGCCGTGGTATTTGCGCGGACGCACGAGCAAATCGAAAAGTTGATGCAGGCCTGCCGTGAACATCACGTGCCAGTGATCGCCCGAGGTCGCGGCACCAATACCACCGGCGCCACGGTACCCGTCGACGGTGGCGTCGTGGTCAGTTTCGAGCGCATGAACCGCATCCTGCGCATCGATCCGGACAACCGCTTCGCTATAGTCGAACCGGGTGTATTGAATGGCGATCTGCAACGTGCACTGGCACCGCATGGTTTCTTCTGGCCACCTGATCCGACCTCGTCGCCTTGGTGCAGCATCGGCGGCAACCTGGCCTGCAATTCGGCCGGACCGCGCACGGTGAAGTACGGCAGTCCTCGCGAAAACACACTGGGTTTTCGTGCAGTCGCCGGCACCGGCGAGGGTTTTCGTTGCGGCACCTACACGAGTAAAGGTGCGACGGGCTACGACTTCACTCGCTTATTGATCGGCTCCGAAGGCACACTCGCGCTGATCACCGAAGCCACCTTGAAGCTCACGCCGAAACCATCCGGACTGCGCACGCTGCGTGCCATGTACCGCGATGTCAGCAGTGCAGCACATGCCGTGGCTCGCATCATGGCGCAGCCTGTCACACCATGCGCACTGGAATTCATTGACGATGTCGCACTGAAGCTCGCTCGTGATCACGGCGGCGATAGCGTACCGCTGGGTGGCGCGATGTTGATGATCGAAGTCGACGGCGAACCGGAAACGCTGCCTTCCGCTGTTGAAGCTGTGTCTCGCGCAGCACGCGGCGATGGACTGGAAGCATTGCACGTCGCACAAACAGCCGAGGAAACCCAGGCACTGTGGTCAGCGCGCAAAGCACTTTCGCCCGCACAACGCACCATATCGCCCAACAAGATCAACGAAGACGTGGTCGTACCTGTCAGTCATCTGCCGGAACTGGTCAATGGCATCCGCCAGCTGTCACAAAAACATGATGTATTGATCGTCACCTTCGGCCACGCCGGCAACGGCAACCTGCACGTGAATCTGCTTCCACGCGATGACGCCGAACGCGAGCGCGCACACGCGTGTCTCACCGAGGTGTTCGCGCTGGTGATTTCGCTGCAAGGCACGCTATCGGGCGAGCACGGCATTGGACTGGTGAAACGCGAGTTCATGCCATTGGCCTTGCCACCGAGCACACTTGGGCTGATGCGCAGCGTGAAGGCAGCTTTCGATCCGGATGGCATTCTGAATCCCGGCAAGCTATTGCCGTGA
- a CDS encoding YraN family protein: MRAAGAAFEQRACKELERAGLKLLDRNYTTRYGELDLVMRDGETVVFVEVRHRLHASHGDAAASVTASKQTRLINTAQLWLAAHRQHAQRACRFDVVSYDGPVDSARMTWLKGAFEAA, translated from the coding sequence ATGCGGGCGGCAGGTGCCGCGTTCGAACAACGAGCCTGCAAAGAACTCGAACGCGCCGGATTGAAACTGCTCGACCGCAACTACACCACCCGTTACGGCGAGCTCGACTTGGTCATGCGCGACGGCGAAACGGTGGTGTTCGTGGAAGTGCGCCATCGGCTGCACGCCAGCCACGGCGACGCCGCTGCATCGGTCACTGCGTCCAAGCAGACACGACTTATAAACACCGCGCAGTTGTGGTTGGCTGCCCACCGGCAACATGCACAGCGTGCGTGCCGCTTCGACGTTGTCAGTTACGACGGCCCTGTCGACAGCGCGCGCATGACCTGGCTGAAAGGCGCCTTCGAAGCTGCCTGA